The Capsicum annuum cultivar UCD-10X-F1 chromosome 3, UCD10Xv1.1, whole genome shotgun sequence genomic sequence NNNNNNNNNNNNNNNNNNNNNNNNNNNNNNNNNNNNNNNNNNNNNNNNNNNNNNNNNNNNNNNNNNNNNNNNNNNNNNNNNNNNNNNNNNNNNNNNNNNNNNNNNNNNNNNNNNNNNNNNNNNNNNNNNNNNNNNNNNNNNNNNNNNNNNNNNNNNNNNNNNNNNNNNNNNNNNNNNNNNNNNNNNNNNNNNNNNNNNNNNNNNNNNNNNNNNNNNNNNNNNNNNNNNNNNNNNNNNNNNNNNNNNNNNNNNNNNNNNNNNNNNNNNNNNNNNNNNNNNNNNNNNNNNNNNNNNNNNNNNNNNNNNNNNNNNNNNNNNNNNNNNNNNNNNNNNNNNNNNNNNNNNNNNNNNNNNNNNNNNNNNNNNNNNNNNNNNNNNNNNNNNNNNNNNNNNNNNNNNccactctgtagaatttgcctttaagcttaactgtgaccttcttatcacacaacactcagGAGgggagcctccacttcatccaacctgctccaatacggttagagacatcctcatctatctcatcattcccctgaatcaaagacccaagatacttaaaactatccctcttacaaacatcttgggaatccaacctcacaaCCACATCTTTCTTCTGCCTCAAGTCAATAAACTTGCATTTCATATAttccatcttggacctactcaaactgaaccctttagattcaagagtttgtctccaaacctccaatttttgattcaccccctcgcgtctcatcaACCAACACTACATCGTTCGTAAACAACATATACCAAGgtacctccccttgaatactTCGCATCAACACGTCCAACACCAACACAAATAGAAAAGGACTAAGAGTCGgaccctgatgcaaccctgtctcgactgaaaaatgctctgagtccccCCTCCCTTCCCGCCGTTTGCACCCgagtctttcctccatcgtacatgtcttTAATAGCTTTAATGTACACCACCGGGACCCCCTCTTGCCTctaaacaaatcagtcaaccatcTTAAACCTGCCCTACCtacaaacttccaaaaatccaccggaatctcatcaggccccatcGCCCTTTCCCTCCACATTATGTGAATAGCTTCTCTGGCCTCCTCAAACGTAAAACATCTACAATAACCGAAATCATGTCTATCCTCCGAGAGCTTTAGCTCTCCTAACTCAATGCCTTTGTCCCCCTCCTCGTTCAAAAGCCTCTGAAAATACTCCTGCCACCGCTTCTTAATTTggacatcctccaccaaaactctaccatcATCCCCCTTAATTTACTTAACTTGGTCGAGGTCCCGACCCGtccgctccctagccttagcaagcctaaacaaccttttttccccacctttctcctctaaacccgcatacaagctctcaaacgctGTTGTCTTAGCAGCAGTAACTGCTAGCTTAGCCTCCTTTCTTGCTACTTTGTAGGCCTCCCTATTCATCCGCTTCTCCTCTGCATctttactttccaccaacttaatATACACCCATTTCTTACTCTCCACTCTctttttaacttcttcattccaccaccagtccccttaTGACGACCTGTCCgacccctcgaaacacccaatACTTCTCTAGCAGTCTCTATGATGCAACTGGTAGCCTTATCCCACATAGCATCCACGTCCCCCTACAATTCCACACACCCAATCCCGTCACTTTCTCCTCTAACTCCCGCCCACTAACAGGCGTCAAGCCACCCCACCTAATCCTAGGCCGAGCTTCTCCAGCCCTCCTCTTTTTGCTCTTCATAATAGTcaagtccatcactagaagcCTGTGCTAAGTCGAAAGATGCttactcgggatgactttacagtccttacataaaACCTTATCCCCCTTTCTAAGCAgcagaaagtcaatctgagtcttggctatcgcgcttcagaaggtaatcaggtgatcctcctttTTCAAAAAGGTtgaattcactaccaccagccCAAAAGCCCCCGCAAAGTCCGACAGAGCCGCTCCTTCATCATTTCTATCACCGAAAgcaaaacctccatgcacattgTCATACCCTCCTGGCAAAACCCCAATATACCCATTGAAATCTCCCGCTATGACAATCTTCTCCAAACTAGGCAAGCTTCTCatcacctcatccaaagcctcccaaaacctcGCTTTGACCTCCTCTTCCAAGCCCACCTGCGGAGCATAAACACTACATACATGCAACGTAAACCCCCCAAAGACCAACTTAATCATCATCAGCCTAtcactgaccctcttaacctccactacttgctctctaagctcctcatccactaagatcCCCACTCCATTCCGACGCTTGTCGCTCCCTAAGTACTACAAAttatacccatccacatccctagccttagaccctacccacttagtctcctgaacacacgcaatattaatcttcCTCCTCTTAAGAATTTTCACTAgatctatggacttaccctgaagggtccctatatttcAAGACCCAACCCTCAACCTATCTTCTCTCGCCTCGCGCCTACCTTTACCACCCCTTACCGCACCATCCCTGACACCCGACCTAGCACCCACACCCACCCCTGCCCTCCCCTCTTCACCCCCAGCTAAAACCGCCCCAAACCTCAACCCCGTTCCCACCCCCCTCAGACATGAGCCCATTCCACCATCAATCACTGCAGCCACCACTCAAGAACCAAACCAAAGCCCAAACAAAGACCCCCAACCAATAGACAACCCAACAAAACAACAATAGGAAAGCAGGAAAATAGGAAAGTATTAGGGAAACAAAAGGCGCGCACAAAATACCCTATCCGGCTTAGCAGCTAGAACCACGCAACAAATATCCACCAATAATCGAAAGCAGACAagatatacatgtgtatatattttataaatgagAAAATACATCGAATCACCCCTAAACTTatagccaaaacttactttagaccctaaactaatcggacaATTATATATCCCCCTtaataactttcaagtgaattaaataccCACCTAAAGATATATTACCACTCTCACAAAGTGAGGTGCACTACACACGCGCCCACGTCACAGCCATATCACTGCCACGTCACTgccatataattatttatttaaaaatgatgccacatatatatatataaaataaaaataataaaaataaaaaagaaattcactttcttcttcacaaccccccacccccaccccataCCACACCAGTTCACAGCTTCTTCCACTGCAATAATACCAAAAATTTCACCATTAACACAAGATTCTCACTCTTCACCCACTCCACAAAAACAACAATCACATTAGCACATTTACAAATTCATTTCGATTTTCTTTTCGTTGAACGATAATtgatatagagaagaaataactAATAGTACAAACACTGTCGGAGCCTGAAAACTAAACCAAAATTagtgaaaactaaatcaaatactGCAGCAAATGCCCTAGGATGAACCTgtcttcaacaacaacattaatttGTCAATCAACAACAAACAAATCCACCAACCCATCATTCACTCGATTATACACAATCGAATTCatcaaatttgatgaatttttgataAGCACAAAATTTTTCTCCAATTTCCAATAAAAATTGATTTACCATAGTCTCTAAAACTTTAAGCTCGCTCGGATGCTCCTGAACCCGAAATTCCAATTCCGACCGTAGCCAATTCAAGGACATTTTCGTCAAATGGAACATGAGCTATTTATAAGTGAGGATATGAAGcttcaaataaagaaataacaGCGAAGAGGGAAGAAATAAGGGATTTAGTGAAATGGGTGTTGTTGGTTAATTGAAGGAATTTGTAGAAATTAGGTTTGATTACAATGACTTTTTGGTCCGGGATAAATTCTTCGATGGAGTTAAAGAGAGTGAAGACATCATCAGTGTTGTTGTTGTCGGTGTTGGAGTTGTCTTCGTTGACATCGGCGAAGAGTTCGAAGGTGTTGGTTTTGATAACGTTGGCGAGTTAGTGAAACATTTTGGAGATTTGTTGTGGGGGTTTTGTTGTTGTTCCTTCCATTTGTAGAATATATTTTACTATGGAGAAGACATTGTTGGAGGAGAAATTCTTGGCTTGTAGTTTTggaggtggggtgggggtggggagggggagggggtgaTGGGAACGGGGGCGGGGGCGggtaatgaagaagaagatgaagttgggttcttgattttgttaattatatatataaatatataataataagaagaagaataataataataaagtgggcccctttaaaaaaataaatttcactcgcttttcatttttctttttgccacgtcagccataaggggtgaatttaattcacttgaaagttgttaagggggtaaataattacccGATTAATTTAAggtttaaagtaagttttggctacaagtGTAGGGGTGATTCgatgtattttctctttataaattagtatataactatatatagtgtgtgtgtatattgtagtatatataaattagtatatatcttgtagtatatgttttagttaaagtagtacatatattgaatggtatgtatatatgcgtatatattttctatagactctaaaagattatatatttaacgtacacatgtgtatatattttataaattagtatatatcttgtaatatatattttatttaaagtagtacatatattgaatggtacatatatatgtgtgcatattatctatagattctaaagtagtatatatttaaggtatacatgtgtatatgttttataaattagtatatatattgtagtatatatcttgtagtatatgttttatttaaagtagtatatacatttaactaacgtatagtcgtatatatgattacatgtgtaatgtgtatatgttttttaaattctaatgtagtatatactatatatatagtgtatatatgttgtgtgtatattgtttaacgtatttaaaatgtatataggtagGTATATATAGAGTATATTGGAGATTTTTTTTTCCAAGTTTTGATCGGGTTTACACGAGTTGGACCGGATTAGGTTTATTGGGCCAATCTCGGATTGTTTCTAAAAATATTACTGTTGGGTCCAGAATCGAATCGGTCCATTAAACTTGGCCCGAATCCAGATCGGCCCACAACCCGATTAAAAGTGATAGGCCGATTTTGAATTGACCCGGCCCGACCCAGTTAACAGGCTTAGCGTGGTCCCatgaaaaattgatgaaagatCGTAATACTAttgtatgttttttcttttaagtcTTGCTGGAAGAAtgctttaattttaaaaaataaatattctactACCATGGCACAAAAAAATATACTCTGTGATTTGTTTTTAATTGTGTCGTTAAAAGTTTCATGCAAAGATTTTGTTACAAGTTACAACTCATAAATGGTCGTACAATTAAGAATCTAAAAGTAATAAGAGATTATTGTATGTTAAttaaaagtaagaaaatatatgtataaattttagaaaatacaaCGTAGTTCTAAATTTAAATTGACCTTTTGTAGTCCTAAACCTTAATTGacttataaatttaaataaagaaaatacaacgcAGAGCCTAACTTATAAACCTATGAGTCCATCCAAACATCCACTTAAtctttctttctatatatttgaCCGTCTAATAAACAATGATAGTACAAGTCTTCAGTTTAGCAACTGGGTGAAAGAACCCAACAACATCGAACCATAAAGTTGTTGGACTCGTCTCCATTGCATGAAGACCAACTAATAAACAAACTACactgaactattttaaaaaaaaaaaattaaaaaaattaaaggttttaaaaaaggaaaaaaaaaaacctttaatttttctttcacgCTTGTTTCGTCCAATCTTTTTACAAAATTTTTAATTGAAAGAGAAATTTGAGAAattatcaaaaaggaaaaatccgttgttgattatgttcatatataattttaaaatttattaattaaaaggaattagaaaaaaaacagatgatgataataaatgtAAGAAAACAAactgaatcaaaacaaaaaattcagaAGAAATTCGAACTCAAGCAATCAAAATCTGAACTTTCATGATAATTTACTCCTCCACCTACAGAATAAAGTACAAAATTCCAATGAGCAATAACcgagaaaaaataatattgaactCAAATAGACCACCTTACCATTGATTGAAAACGTGACTTTCAAACCATGAAGAAGAAAATCTATAGCTCGTCAATaccattacaaaataaaattaatagaatTTTTCCCATGTAGGGTAAGATTCTAATTagtttagaagtgttaaatattataatttctaCCCTATATTTGTTGGAAAGAAGgagaaaattgggaaattttactTGTGATATTCATGAATAAAAAACGTGATAATGATTACACTGTACAAACTTCCTTATATACTAAAAAGAATATGCTACTACTAAAAAAAACTACCTTCTAGTTGTCCTATTTACAATTGGCCAAAGCTCTAACAAACATTTTACTCTCTACAAATAAAAAATTCCTAATAATACTAACTCTGGAAGCTTCTTATCAGATAAGATTGGGACTTGGCCAACTGTATTCAATAGGACTCTATTTCTCTGTAAGCCCGCAATGTAAACTGCTAGATAAGCAACCCAAGAAAGCAGAGTTATCCTTTCTCTTGAATTTGTTTGATACTTGTGAGGTTGTTGTCTGAACTTTGAGATTGAAAACGATGATCAGTGTAAACACCTTCTCTCAAGTTGGAGGGGTGTGAGACCACTCCTAACTTGCCGGTTAAATGCAGGTGAAGATGACCATGAAGAGGTTTCATGAAAACGTCGGCAAACTGAGAGGCAGAGGAACAAAATTCAGAGAAATGAGTCCAACAACGAACTATTGATGAACAAAATGACAATCAAGCTCCAGATGTTTCGTTCATTCATGAAAGACTGATTTTTTGGCGATATGGAGAGAAACTTGACTGTTGGAGTGGAGAGGCACTGCAAGTGATGGTGAAACAGTGAGATCAAAAAGTAAACGCACAAACTAGGTGATTTTAGTAACTAGACGGCTCATGGAACGATACTCTGCTTCAGCGAAAGATAAAGAGATGATTggttgtttctttgatttccatgAAATAGGAAAACCACCCAAACTCACGAAGTACCCACTAACAGACCGACGGGTCTCCGGGCAAGAACCCCAGTCCGAATCGCAAAAGGCAAGCAATTTGAGTGACGGGTCCAAGGAGAAAAAAACCAACATTGATGGTGGACAAGAGATAATGAGTGGCAGTGGCGAAGTGAGAAGTACAAGAAGTTTGCATATATTGACTCAAGTATTGAACTACAAAAGATAAATCAGGCCGGGTGTGAGTCAAGTTGTTGAGTTTGCCAATGAGACACCGGTAAGTAGAAGGATCTGGGAGAAGGTCACCTTCATCTGCGTGAAGTTTGAAAGATGGTTCAAGAGGAGACACAGCAAGTCGCTGATTCAAACAATCAAACTCAGATAACAAATCCAAGGTGAATTTTCTCAGCATAACAATAAGACCCTAAGGTTCTAGGACTAACTCCataccaagaaaaaaatatgcaaaaccCAAATCTTTAATCTTAAACTCGGAGTGAAGAAACTGTTTGAGGAGATTTGGGTTAACCAAATCTTTAATATGAAACTCGTCATAAGCTTAACCAATAAATCATACATATGGCATAATCGTTAGGAATTACCTCCAACATCATCCATCATAACCAATAAGTACCAAGGTTTCTTAATATTGCTTCAAAAGGGCATTCTCTAGCCCTTAACTAAGCGTATATAGGTCTCAAGATAACTATTCATCAATCTTGGCTTAGGATGGGACATAGATCCCACTTTTAAATCTCTGAATTACATTCTAAGTCAAATTCTTACCCAGACTAGGCTAAGAAATCCAAATACATGTTTAGATGTATAACAAGCCACAATTAATCCTAAGATAAAGGTTCTTCTCAAACACGACAACTAAGCCAAAATAGTAACTAAGACAACCTTCATTTAGTGTAAGCATCTAAGGTTAATCTTACTTTAAGCATGATTAATTAGAGCATGATACTTAATCTTGAGcaatctaaggcattctcatgctaaacatgagtaatgaagtctaatGCACTAAAGTTCAAGGCAACAAACTAAGTACTTCAACTCTATGATTTcaaatagcctaaatggtccaactaacccaagtcttgtaTTCCATCGATCCAATACCTAAAACGCatctcaatctaacaagatatcataaatattatggcatagctcaatctaataaaggataaacctagcctacctcgataTCAAAGAAAGCTCGACGAACCGTAAGCCTTCACTTTTTCATTTTGAGAAGCCTCCTCAAAATGTCAAGCTACCAGAAACACATTTTATTCTTGAGAatatcgatacccatattgcatcatTGTGCTTTGGGTTCAAAAATCACCTAAAAACTCCATTTGGATCTCACTTTTAGAAAATGTGTTTTCGAGACCAATCCAACATTCA encodes the following:
- the LOC124896619 gene encoding uncharacterized protein LOC124896619; translation: MSLNWLRSELEFRVQEHPSELKVLETMVHPRAFAAVFDLVFTNFGLVFRLRQLEEAVNWCVIDGGMGSCLRGVGTGLRFGAVLAGGEEGRAGVGVGARSGVRDGAVGLEEEVKARFWEALDEVMRSLPSLEKIVIAGDFNGYIGVLPGGYDNVHGGFAFGDRNDEGAALSDFAGAFGLVVVNSTFLKKEDHLITF